The genomic DNA TAGTCGGTATCTAAATTGAAGAAATTAATAGCCGTATTTGTATGTTCATCATGACTTTCATCGTCTGTTTCATTAATAATAGGTCTAAAATAACCTACTTTGGCAGACTTGGTTAGCATCATTCTTAACAAACCTAATGATATTAAAGATTTACCGCTATCAGATTCTACGGTGGTGACATATATAGCTTTACTCATGTTTTAGTGTATTGTTGTGCAAAAATAGGGCATAAAAAAATGACTAATTGTGATATTAGTCATTTATTATTTATAAAAAGATAAGTGTTGTTTTTTAAACCTGTAAAACGCCCATATTAAATTGCTTTTCAATAGGAGCGTGGTTTGCTGCTTCAATACCCATAGAAATCCAAGTTCTGGTATCTAACGGGTTAATAACTGCATCTGTCCAAATTCTAGCAGCTGCATAATAAGGCGAAATTTGCTCGTCATAACGCGATTTTATCTTATCGAATAATTCAGCTTCTTTTTCAGGAGTAATTTCTTCGCCACGTTTTTTAAGTGAAGCTGTTTCAATTTGTAATAAAACTTTAGCAGCAGAATTACCACTCATTACTGCTAATTCAGCAGAAGGCCACGCAACAATTAATCTTGGGTCGTATGCTTTACCGCACATTGCATAATTTCCTGCTCCGTAAGAATTTCCAATAACAATTGTAAATTTAGGTACTACAGAGTTACTAACGGCATTTACCATTTTTGCACCATCTTTTATAATTCCTCCATGTTCAGATTTAGAACCTACCATAAAGCCAGTAACATCTTGTAAGAAAACTAAAGGTATTTTTTTCTGATTACAATTCGCAATAAAACGAGTCGCTTTATCTGCGGAATCATTATAGATTACCCCACCAAACTGCATTTCACCTTTTTTTGTTTTCACTAACTTTCTTTGATTGGCAACAATACCAACTGCCCAACCATCAATTCTAGCATATCCCGTAATAATGGTTTTTCCGTAACCTTCTTTGTATTGTTCAAATTCAGAATTATCTACCAAGCGCTTTATGATTTCTAACATATCATATTGTGCATTTCTTTCTTTTGGTAAGATTCCGAAAATATCATCTTCATTTTCTTTTGGTGGAAAAGACTCGGTTTTACTAAAACCAGCTTTGTCATAATCACCAATTTTATCAACAATAAATTTTATTTTATCAAGTGCATCTTTATCATCTTTAGCCTTGTAGTCTATTACACCAGAAATCTCACAGTGCGTAGTTGCACCACCTAAGGTTTCATTGTCTATAGATTCTCCAATAGCAGCTTTTACTAAGTAACTTCCGGCAAGAAAAATACTTGCAGTTTTGTCTACAATAATCGCTTCGTCGCTCATAATTGGTAAATAAGCGCCACCAGCAACACAACTTCCCATAACAGCAGAAATTTGTGTAATTCCCATACTACTCATTATTGCGTTGTTTCTAAAAATACGTCCGAAATGTTCTTTATCAGGAAAAATTTCATCTTGCATTGGTAAGTAAACACCAGCAGAATCTACAAGATAAATAATAGGTAATTTATTTTCTATGGATATTTCTTGAGCACGTAAATTCTTTTTTCCGGTAATAGGAAACCAGGCACCAGCTTTTACAGTAGCGTCATTGGCAACAACAATACATTGCTTTCCTTTGATGTATCCGATTTTTACAACAACACCACCAGAAGGGCAGCCGCCGTGTTCTGCATACATGTTTTCACCAGCAAAAGCACCAATTTCTATAGATTTTGCTTTCGGGTCTAGTAAGTAATCAATTCTTTCACGAGCAGTCATTTTACCTTTCTCGTGATGTTTATCAATTCTTTTCTGACCACCACCTAATTTTACTTTTACAAAACGTTTGCGTAAATCTGAGGCTAATAGTTTATTATAATCTTCGTTTTTATTGAAGTTTAAATCCATAAAAGTGTTTGTTTTTTTTCAGTTGCTAAAATAAGAAATTTTAATGGTAAGAGTTTATAATTTTTTCTACTGTATTTGCAATTTCTTTATATTTTTCTTTCTTTTCTAACCTTAATGGAGCTGCAACTCTTTCCTTGCAGTTTTTAATAGCGCATGTTTCACAGGTAACGCCCACTAGTTTTTTTGTAAATGTATTTTCGTTAAAGAAATTAAGTTTCTTTTTTAAGTGCGGTGATAATAGTAATCCTATGCTAACACTTCTATTTATGTCTTTTTTAAAAGGGTCTGTTGTTGCAGAAGATAAAACTAAATATTCATTTTTTTGGTTTACGTAAGATGATATTTGCGCTCCGAAAGTTGGTCTTTTTTTAGAAGAATTTTCTAAATCTTGAATTGTTTTAATAGAGATCCAGCGCCTGCAATAGTGTTCATTATTTCTGTTGGCGTGTGGTGCTTGTTGTTGTGTAATATGTAGTTCTTTATTTAATCGGTACTCTAAGTGATTTTCTTTGTGTGTAAAACGTAAAAAAAACAAATTTTTTATGTTGAAGTATTTTGGTAAAATATTTGTTAATCGTTGATAAAATGTTTCCTGAGAGCAATTGTAATAACTAATTATCTTGTGTAACTCTAAAGGTTTCCATTCTTCTAAAGAGAAAAAATCAGTTAATTTCTCTGTAAGCGATTTTCTAGGGATAATTAAAGCGCCAGCAAAATAAGAGGCAATAAAATTATTTAAAACTTGATCGAAATTTTCAAACTTTATCCATGGAAAAGTAAATAAACGGTCTTTAATACCTAAGAAATTATAAGCTAATTCTTTGGCGTAAATAAACGTTTTTTGTGCTTCAGAGATGTTGTTGTCTATTAGTAGGGTTTTATTTTTTGGAATATAAATAGTTCTCAATTCACCAAGATTGTCATGTTTTGATAGCTCTTGGTCATCAATTTTGTACCCAAACTCTTCAGTTAAAATTTCTTCTAAATCGCTAGGTGTTATTCTTTTTGATAAATCTAAATGATATAATTTAGCAAACTTTTCAACATTATTTTCAATATCTTCAAAGTAATTGCTATGTGCTTCTTGGTAAGAACGTAATGAAGCTAAAAAAAAGCTTTCTCTAGTAAGGTTGTAGTTCTGTGCAATTTTAATAATTGTGCTAATAAATGCATTTACTTTGGCTGGTGCATTTGCTACAATGTCAATTAAATTATTTTCTTTGATGCCGAAGAGTTCTAACGGAATCTCTTTTAAAATTTTAGATTGAAGAATTTCGCCAATAGGCGCTAAGTTTTTATCTAGTTTTAAAGAAACCAAATGATCGTAAGGAACATCTAACTTTTCTGAAAGAATAAGAATTTTATCTGTTTTCGGATATTTCTTGCCTTTTTCTATTTCGTTTAAATAAGATTTAGATAAGCCAGATAATTTTGCCAATCCAAAAAGTGAAAGCTTTCTCTCTGTTCTTATTTGCTTCAATTTTAAACCGAAAATTAAGCGAATGTATTCGTCTTCTATCATCATAAATCAAATGTAAGTATAATTAGCGAACTAAGAAAAATAAAGTTTTTTTCATATTTAGCGAACGTTCGCTTGTGGAGTTCGAGTATTATTTCTATTATTGCAGTATAGAAATTAAAATACTCTAATTATGCAGGAAAATATTATTACGAAAGAAATTGATTTTGAAGGGTTTAATGTTGAAGGTTATCAAGGTGTTTTAACAAAAGAAGCGAAGGTTTTTTTATTAGAGTTGCATGGTAAATTCAATGAGAGAAGATTAAGATTACTTGCAGATAGAGAGATTGAGCAAGCATATTTCGATGCAGGGAATTCACCCTCTTTTCCGGAAGAGACAAAAAATATTAGAGAATCTGATTGGGTTTGTGCAGAGTTGCCAGACGATTTATTAGACAGGAGAGTAGAAATTACAGGTCCGGTTGATCGTAAAATGGTGATTAATGCGTTGAATTCTGGTGCCAAGACTTTTATGGCAGATTTTGAAGATAGTAATTCGCCAATTATCGAAAATAATTTGAATGGTCAAATTAACTTACGAGATGCAATTAATAAAACGATTTCATTTTATAATGAGAAAAAAGATAAAACATATTCATTAAATGAAGAGACTGCAACGTTATTGGTGCGTCCTAGAGGTTTGCACTTAAATGAAAAACACTTTTTAGTAGATGGAGAGGAAATGTCGGGTTCTTTGGTAGATTT from Polaribacter sp. ALD11 includes the following:
- a CDS encoding acyl-CoA carboxylase subunit beta, whose amino-acid sequence is MDLNFNKNEDYNKLLASDLRKRFVKVKLGGGQKRIDKHHEKGKMTARERIDYLLDPKAKSIEIGAFAGENMYAEHGGCPSGGVVVKIGYIKGKQCIVVANDATVKAGAWFPITGKKNLRAQEISIENKLPIIYLVDSAGVYLPMQDEIFPDKEHFGRIFRNNAIMSSMGITQISAVMGSCVAGGAYLPIMSDEAIIVDKTASIFLAGSYLVKAAIGESIDNETLGGATTHCEISGVIDYKAKDDKDALDKIKFIVDKIGDYDKAGFSKTESFPPKENEDDIFGILPKERNAQYDMLEIIKRLVDNSEFEQYKEGYGKTIITGYARIDGWAVGIVANQRKLVKTKKGEMQFGGVIYNDSADKATRFIANCNQKKIPLVFLQDVTGFMVGSKSEHGGIIKDGAKMVNAVSNSVVPKFTIVIGNSYGAGNYAMCGKAYDPRLIVAWPSAELAVMSGNSAAKVLLQIETASLKKRGEEITPEKEAELFDKIKSRYDEQISPYYAAARIWTDAVINPLDTRTWISMGIEAANHAPIEKQFNMGVLQV
- a CDS encoding helix-turn-helix domain-containing protein, which translates into the protein MMIEDEYIRLIFGLKLKQIRTERKLSLFGLAKLSGLSKSYLNEIEKGKKYPKTDKILILSEKLDVPYDHLVSLKLDKNLAPIGEILQSKILKEIPLELFGIKENNLIDIVANAPAKVNAFISTIIKIAQNYNLTRESFFLASLRSYQEAHSNYFEDIENNVEKFAKLYHLDLSKRITPSDLEEILTEEFGYKIDDQELSKHDNLGELRTIYIPKNKTLLIDNNISEAQKTFIYAKELAYNFLGIKDRLFTFPWIKFENFDQVLNNFIASYFAGALIIPRKSLTEKLTDFFSLEEWKPLELHKIISYYNCSQETFYQRLTNILPKYFNIKNLFFLRFTHKENHLEYRLNKELHITQQQAPHANRNNEHYCRRWISIKTIQDLENSSKKRPTFGAQISSYVNQKNEYLVLSSATTDPFKKDINRSVSIGLLLSPHLKKKLNFFNENTFTKKLVGVTCETCAIKNCKERVAAPLRLEKKEKYKEIANTVEKIINSYH